AGCTCAGAAAGAAAATGAACTTCGGCAGCGAGGTATCTTCGGTAAGTATTCAGCTATCCGAGGATAAGGCAGTTGTAGAAGAAATTATAGTACACGGAAAAGGTAAAGTGAAAGCACTGCAAGACGGTGCTTTTACCGTTAATGCTATAGATGTTGCCAAATTGGCCAATACTACGGCGGATCTTAATCAGGTTCTGAACAGAACTACAGGGATCAAAGTTCGCCAGCAGGGTGGTGTGGGTTCAGATTATAACTTCTCTATCAACGGAATGTCCGGAAAAGCTGTGAAATTCTTTATAGACGGCGTTCCTTTGGAAATGCTTGGGAAAGGGGTAGACCTGAGTACATTACCTGTAAATATGGCCGAGCGTGTGGAGATTTATAAAGGTGTTGTTCCTATTCATTTAAGTACTGATGCTATGGGAGGTGCTGTAAATATTATTACTCCCGGGAGCAGCAAGAACTACCTGGATGCCGGGATAAGTGTAGGATCTTTTAATACACAACGGATCAATCTGAATGGACAGGTTAAAGATGATAAAACGGGAATAATCCTTCGCATCAACAGTTTTTATAACCATTCTGATAACAACTACCTGATGAAGGATATGAAAATCTGGAATGCAGCCAAAAACGAATATGAACTAAGAAATGTAAAACGCTTTAACGACAGATATCAATCTGTTTTTGGTATGGCTGAAGTTGGATTTGAAAATAAAAGCTGGGCGGATTCTTTCTTTGTAGGAATGTCACAGTCGCTTTTCGACAAACAGATACAGACAGGATCCAACCAGGAAGTAGTTTATGGTGGAGTAAAGCAAAACGGAGAAGCTTATAATTACTTTATGAAGTATAAAAAGACTAATCTCTTCAATGACCGTCTGGATGTGAATGTTTATGCAGGTTTTTCTAAAAGTACCCAGAAAGCAACCGATACCCTTATGCGTAAATATAGCTGGGATGGTACTTTCGAGCCTGCTGCTTCAAGTGAAAAAGGAGGCAGTAGTATCATAATGCAGTACGAAGACCGCTTTTATTCACAAGCTGGGGCTACTTACAGAATAGCTGAACATCATAAGCTTATTTTTAATTATGTACTCGATTATATTAAAAATACCACATTCAATAAACTTGAAGAGCAGAAAGAAAATGTGTTTCCTGCGAAGATGACCAAGCAGATCTTGTCTATGGCTTATCAGCAGGACTTTTTCAATAAGCACTGGACTAATATTTTCTTTAGTAAATATTATCGCGTAGGACTTCAGAAAACGGTTTTCGATCCGGTGACCAGAACTGATTATCCTGCAAAAGATAATTTTAGTAACTGGGGTTACGGATTTGCTACAACTGTAAAGATTACGAGAGGAATGGGGATAAAAGGATCATTTGAACATGCCTATCGTTTGATAGAGCCACAGGAAATATTTGGTGATGGTGTTGCTGTAACGAGTAATATGGATCTGAAGCCTGAAACCAGTAATAATGTAAACGTGGGCCTATACTATAATCACCAGTGGGGATCACATGCTTTCCGGATAGAAGGTTCAGGGTATATACGTGACACAAAGGATTTTATCTATACGGTTCCTAATCTGTACAACAGCACCTTCAAATATGAAAACCTGTCCAATATCCTTACCCGCGGAC
This genomic window from Chryseobacterium sp. MEBOG06 contains:
- a CDS encoding TonB-dependent receptor, translating into MKLYQRIFIFLIFTLSISLINAQDAGFTIQGVVQDHTKKGLSGVSIFVENAKIKTQTDQNGNFTIHYKKGEATLVFSLDGYKKLRKKMNFGSEVSSVSIQLSEDKAVVEEIIVHGKGKVKALQDGAFTVNAIDVAKLANTTADLNQVLNRTTGIKVRQQGGVGSDYNFSINGMSGKAVKFFIDGVPLEMLGKGVDLSTLPVNMAERVEIYKGVVPIHLSTDAMGGAVNIITPGSSKNYLDAGISVGSFNTQRINLNGQVKDDKTGIILRINSFYNHSDNNYLMKDMKIWNAAKNEYELRNVKRFNDRYQSVFGMAEVGFENKSWADSFFVGMSQSLFDKQIQTGSNQEVVYGGVKQNGEAYNYFMKYKKTNLFNDRLDVNVYAGFSKSTQKATDTLMRKYSWDGTFEPAASSEKGGSSIIMQYEDRFYSQAGATYRIAEHHKLIFNYVLDYIKNTTFNKLEEQKENVFPAKMTKQILSMAYQQDFFNKHWTNIFFSKYYRVGLQKTVFDPVTRTDYPAKDNFSNWGYGFATTVKITRGMGIKGSFEHAYRLIEPQEIFGDGVAVTSNMDLKPETSNNVNVGLYYNHQWGSHAFRIEGSGYIRDTKDFIYTVPNLYNSTFKYENLSNILTRGLEGELSYQYKRLLNVLANVSYNKAYDNTKFANNSEDVVSATYKKDVPNQPWLFGNVNVSIGKDDWFQKESRVELYYGLQMTEWFYKNWKSYGNPRNIPIVPRQTLHNIGISYSMKNGRYNLAFDVTNLSDALAYDNFKLQKQGRAFYVKFRYLLK